A single window of Halodesulfovibrio marinisediminis DSM 17456 DNA harbors:
- a CDS encoding phosphoadenosine phosphosulfate reductase family protein, with amino-acid sequence MLERKIEQARNELRQIAAEYGADNISVAWTGGKDSTVTLHLWKDILAELGVERVTALNIDTGCKFPEVLHQRDCLAQDWGIDLTIVRPEVDMADYPVAQDKVTCCADLKVEPLSRGVRQQDIEVLLTGIRKDEHPDRDRPMREQRERPDCLMMHPVLNFSEMDIWAYTMQYNLPYCPLYDSGYRSLGCVPCTKPCGGLGSEAGERAGRDSDKEAKMDMLRSLGYF; translated from the coding sequence ATGCTCGAGAGAAAAATCGAACAGGCTCGGAACGAGCTTAGACAGATCGCTGCGGAATACGGTGCAGACAACATTTCTGTGGCATGGACAGGCGGTAAAGACTCTACCGTAACCCTTCATTTATGGAAGGACATTCTGGCTGAACTGGGTGTTGAGCGCGTAACGGCACTGAATATCGATACCGGCTGTAAATTTCCGGAAGTTCTCCATCAGCGTGACTGCTTAGCGCAGGATTGGGGTATTGACCTGACAATCGTGCGCCCTGAAGTAGATATGGCTGATTATCCGGTAGCGCAGGATAAGGTAACCTGTTGTGCCGACCTTAAAGTTGAGCCGTTAAGTCGTGGCGTTCGGCAGCAGGATATTGAAGTCTTGTTGACCGGTATTCGCAAAGATGAGCATCCAGACAGGGACCGACCAATGCGTGAGCAAAGAGAGCGGCCCGACTGCCTTATGATGCATCCAGTTTTGAACTTTAGCGAAATGGATATTTGGGCGTACACTATGCAGTACAATTTGCCGTACTGCCCGTTGTACGATTCCGGCTACCGTTCTTTAGGCTGTGTACCTTGCACCAAGCCGTGTGGTGGACTTGGCAGCGAAGCAGGGGAACGTGCCGGACGTGATAGTGATAAAGAGGCAAAAATGGATATGTTGCGCAGCCTCGGATATTTTTAG
- a CDS encoding ferritin — MLSEKMNQALNDQVKWEMFSSYLYLSMSAYFADKGMGGFAQWMRAQAQEELFHATKFYDYINERGGRVILQPIEAPDNDWANTLEVFEETLKHEQLVTSRINDLVNLAIDERDHATNIFLQWFVSEQVEEEDSVNDVLGKLKMIGGEGQGMLMLDSELGQRVFTPPVAK, encoded by the coding sequence ATGTTGTCTGAAAAAATGAATCAAGCGTTGAATGATCAGGTAAAATGGGAAATGTTTTCCAGCTACCTGTACCTCTCTATGTCCGCATACTTTGCAGACAAAGGCATGGGCGGTTTTGCACAGTGGATGCGTGCACAGGCTCAGGAAGAACTCTTCCACGCAACTAAGTTTTACGATTACATCAACGAGCGCGGCGGTCGTGTAATTCTTCAGCCAATCGAAGCACCTGATAACGATTGGGCTAACACTCTTGAAGTGTTTGAAGAAACCCTTAAGCACGAACAGCTCGTAACTTCTCGCATCAATGATCTTGTAAACCTTGCTATCGATGAGCGCGATCACGCAACTAACATCTTCCTTCAGTGGTTCGTTTCCGAACAGGTTGAAGAAGAAGATTCCGTAAATGACGTTCTCGGTAAACTCAAAATGATCGGCGGTGAAGGTCAGGGCATGCTTATGCTCGACTCTGAACTCGGCCAGCGCGTGTTTACTCCGCCTGTTGCAAAATAA
- a CDS encoding dual CXXC motif small (seleno)protein: MWGSSWKRSAETTIPCKKCKKPLTVKRSCQHVYMECTHCGDKSDIAAYLREMDDALEAFMEGVYCDRI, translated from the coding sequence ATGTGGGGTTCCAGCTGGAAGCGAAGCGCAGAGACAACCATTCCATGCAAAAAATGCAAAAAACCGCTTACTGTAAAACGCAGCTGCCAGCATGTGTACATGGAATGTACACATTGCGGCGATAAAAGCGACATTGCAGCATACCTGCGTGAAATGGATGACGCTTTGGAAGCCTTTATGGAAGGCGTATACTGCGACCGGATCTAA